A region from the Mycolicibacterium litorale genome encodes:
- a CDS encoding YibE/F family protein produces the protein MTHSHSHSHSLSGPSPLGPLAAKIVVGLLVLIGVAVSIGAVLLWPSQQKADIPLPFQNAEGGAVTTEAGQVRSTSLAPCGSPSAGQVLTSAPAPTPGDGSQCVQVLVAITSGPNQGANTLLEFSGGPGQPQLVAGDDIRLSRQVDQGGATSYTFYDYARGWPLAVLAAAFAVVVVAVARWRGLRALIGIVVAFAVLVVFLLPALRDGAAAVPVALVASAVILYAVIYLAHGVSLRTSAALLGTLTSLLLAAVLSWGATELTHLTGLSEDQNNEVAAYLGNVSITGLLLAGFIIGSLGVLNDVTVTQASTAFELAGLQGTSRRAVFVGAMRVGRDHIASTVYTLVLAYAGSALPLLLLFSVANRSLADVLTSESVAIEIARSAVGGIALALSVPLTTGIAAVLATPHVSRSGAGVSPRHDPAHRSS, from the coding sequence GTGACGCACTCGCACTCCCACTCGCACTCGCTCAGCGGTCCGTCGCCGCTCGGTCCGCTGGCCGCCAAGATCGTGGTCGGTCTGCTGGTCCTGATCGGCGTCGCGGTGTCGATCGGTGCGGTGCTGCTGTGGCCGAGCCAGCAGAAGGCCGACATCCCGCTGCCCTTCCAGAACGCCGAGGGCGGTGCGGTGACCACAGAGGCCGGGCAGGTGCGCTCCACCAGCCTGGCCCCCTGCGGCAGTCCGTCGGCGGGCCAGGTGCTCACCTCCGCTCCGGCACCGACACCGGGCGACGGGTCGCAGTGCGTGCAGGTGCTCGTCGCCATCACATCAGGACCCAACCAGGGCGCCAACACGCTGCTCGAGTTCAGCGGCGGGCCGGGCCAGCCGCAACTGGTCGCCGGTGACGACATCCGGCTCAGCCGCCAGGTCGATCAAGGCGGCGCCACCAGCTATACGTTCTACGACTACGCGCGCGGGTGGCCGCTGGCGGTGCTGGCCGCCGCCTTCGCCGTCGTGGTGGTGGCCGTGGCGCGCTGGCGCGGACTGCGCGCGCTGATCGGCATCGTGGTGGCGTTCGCGGTGCTCGTCGTCTTCCTGCTGCCCGCTTTGCGCGACGGCGCGGCCGCCGTTCCCGTCGCGCTGGTGGCGTCGGCGGTGATCCTCTACGCGGTCATCTACCTGGCGCACGGCGTCAGCCTGCGCACCAGCGCGGCCCTGCTCGGCACCCTCACTTCACTGCTACTCGCCGCCGTATTGTCCTGGGGCGCTACCGAACTCACGCACCTGACCGGCCTGTCGGAGGACCAGAACAACGAGGTCGCCGCGTATCTGGGCAACGTGTCGATCACCGGTCTGCTGCTGGCCGGGTTCATCATCGGCTCGCTCGGTGTGCTCAACGACGTGACCGTGACCCAGGCGTCGACCGCGTTCGAACTCGCCGGGCTGCAGGGAACTTCGCGGCGGGCGGTGTTCGTGGGCGCAATGCGGGTGGGACGTGACCACATCGCGAGCACCGTGTACACCCTGGTCCTCGCCTACGCCGGTAGCGCGTTGCCGCTTCTGCTGCTGTTCAGCGTCGCCAACCGCTCGCTGGCCGACGTGCTGACCAGCGAGAGCGTCGCCATCGAGATCGCCAGGTCGGCGGTCGGCGGAATCGCGCTGGCGCTGTCGGTACCGCTGACCACCGGGATCGCGGCCGTGCTGGCGACGCCCCACGTTTCGCGATCAGGGGCCGGGGTATCCCCGCGCCATGACCCAGCCCACCGGTCATCATGA
- a CDS encoding FAD binding domain-containing protein: MRAFDYHLAESPADAVATLTAHPGAAYLAGGTNLVDHMKLGVATPDLLVDVSRLPLDEVTTTDGGGVRIGATVRNSDLAAHPLIRARYPALSRAMLSAASGQLRNAATTAGNLLQRTRCVYFQDVTTPCNKREPGSGCSAIGGYVRYHAILGASPQCIAVHPSDMAVAMSALDAVVVIEGADGERRIPIDDFYRLPGDEPHRDTVLRHGELITAVELPAPPISAVSDYRKVRDRASFAFALVSVAAEITLDGDRIGSARIALGGIAHKPWRARRAEDALTGAPAVDDTFAAAADAELSDADPHPGNEFKVALTRRTLTAHLRTLTGRAQR; this comes from the coding sequence GTGAGGGCCTTCGACTACCACCTCGCCGAGAGCCCCGCCGACGCCGTCGCGACGCTGACCGCTCATCCGGGCGCGGCGTATCTCGCCGGCGGCACCAACCTCGTCGACCACATGAAGCTGGGCGTCGCGACCCCAGACCTGCTCGTCGACGTCAGCCGCCTGCCCCTCGACGAGGTGACCACCACCGACGGCGGCGGGGTGCGCATCGGCGCCACCGTCCGCAACAGCGACCTCGCCGCGCATCCGCTGATCCGCGCCCGCTATCCCGCACTCTCCCGGGCGATGCTGTCGGCGGCATCCGGTCAGCTGCGCAACGCGGCAACCACCGCCGGAAACCTGTTGCAGCGCACGCGTTGTGTGTACTTCCAGGATGTCACCACACCGTGCAACAAACGCGAACCGGGCAGCGGCTGCTCGGCGATCGGCGGCTACGTGCGCTACCACGCAATCCTCGGCGCGTCACCGCAGTGCATCGCGGTGCACCCGTCGGACATGGCGGTCGCGATGAGCGCGCTCGACGCCGTCGTGGTGATCGAGGGCGCCGACGGTGAGCGCCGCATCCCGATCGACGACTTCTACCGCCTGCCCGGCGACGAACCACACCGTGACACCGTGCTGCGCCACGGCGAGCTGATCACCGCGGTCGAACTGCCCGCACCGCCGATAAGTGCCGTCTCCGACTACCGCAAAGTCCGCGACCGCGCGTCGTTCGCGTTCGCTCTGGTGTCGGTCGCCGCGGAGATCACGCTCGACGGTGACCGGATCGGTTCGGCCCGCATCGCTTTGGGCGGCATCGCCCACAAACCGTGGCGCGCCCGCAGAGCCGAGGACGCCCTCACCGGGGCACCGGCGGTCGACGACACGTTCGCGGCCGCGGCCGACGCCGAGTTGTCGGACGCCGATCCACACCCGGGCAACGAGTTCAAGGTCGCGCTCACTCGCCGCACGCTGACCGCACACCTGCGCACACTGACCGGACGGGCACAGCGATGA
- the iniR gene encoding isoniazid response ATPase/transcriptional regulator IniR gives MTSPAPHRQAELPAAARDAVAAIEGDPAAPAKVLVVGGIGTGKSTVLAAVRAALRNAGRAVLSRPRQSGDPADAAVVVDDAHLLDGADLDRLTALVAESSATVVIATQPLAHDPALRALVTALERENPAVTLGSVPAVEVGRAAAATLGAAPAPEVVRLLTTVTAGLPFLLRPALAAVVDGAAAVRQAVRIGLIERLRRLDEPLLDTLLVASLSPELGPDDVAAALHMPPDAGLAAVDRARASGLLEPGYHPGFLRTLHDGIAQITGAARHHDIEVSLLCSQLELSTLTADLALRMAEHGLRDERLASALADLATRAGNDPVRSARLYRAAADAGATALSAQLADALALTGDCVTAGRLADELLTSQDPDERAAAVRISASIAMHDGSAAQALDLFRWLGPSQDALLSAAGTVAALAAGDGGTAGELAQTKSAGPPTSTARAARSLAEGLVLSLAEPYPVAVARLGQSLSSEPSRTEVTPDTPAALVTLAALHGGDPVRARSVIGRAVRGGGDDAIFVTHRHRLLSGWTHMQDGQLQAAAAAVPRPDAALHRRDALWAAALQTAIARRNGDSGAMQMHWFSAMEVLAEYSVDLFALLPLGELWVAAARLRQVERLQHTLDEAFGLLRALGDPVLWSVPLHWAGVHAGILANSPEAVAPHGQALTAASRDEHAQSGFAKALAMAGRTWLRVLANHVEVDEVTAASRALAQFGHTWDATRLAGQAALQTPDARVSQAMLQLARDLKQTVAAPDVPVESGPGRSAAEPTASVSRTQPASAQLSEREREVAELLLLGMPYRDIGAQLFISAKTVEHHVARIRRRLGAESRSEMLSMLRALLAPSG, from the coding sequence ATGACGAGCCCGGCGCCGCATCGTCAGGCGGAGCTCCCGGCCGCCGCGCGGGATGCGGTCGCGGCGATCGAAGGGGATCCGGCGGCACCGGCGAAGGTCCTGGTCGTCGGAGGTATCGGTACGGGTAAGTCCACCGTGCTCGCGGCGGTGCGGGCGGCGTTGCGCAACGCGGGTCGTGCGGTGCTGTCCCGCCCGCGGCAGTCCGGCGATCCCGCCGATGCCGCGGTCGTCGTCGACGATGCGCACCTGCTCGACGGCGCCGACCTCGACCGGCTCACCGCCCTGGTGGCCGAGTCGTCAGCGACCGTGGTGATCGCCACGCAGCCACTGGCCCACGACCCCGCGCTGCGCGCCCTGGTCACGGCCCTCGAACGCGAAAACCCTGCTGTCACACTGGGTTCGGTGCCGGCGGTCGAGGTGGGACGGGCGGCGGCCGCGACGCTGGGTGCCGCGCCCGCACCAGAGGTGGTCCGGCTGTTGACGACGGTGACCGCGGGCCTGCCGTTCCTGCTGCGCCCCGCACTCGCCGCGGTCGTAGACGGGGCAGCCGCGGTCCGCCAGGCTGTCCGCATCGGGCTGATCGAACGGTTGCGCCGCCTCGACGAACCGCTGCTCGACACCCTCCTGGTGGCGTCGCTGAGCCCCGAACTGGGGCCCGACGACGTCGCGGCCGCACTGCACATGCCGCCCGATGCCGGCCTGGCCGCCGTCGACCGGGCCCGGGCGAGCGGTCTGCTCGAACCCGGGTACCACCCCGGTTTTCTGCGCACCCTGCACGACGGGATCGCCCAGATCACCGGCGCGGCGCGACACCACGACATCGAGGTGTCGCTGCTGTGTTCGCAACTCGAACTGTCTACCCTCACAGCCGATCTCGCGTTGCGCATGGCCGAACACGGGCTGCGCGACGAGCGCCTCGCCTCGGCACTCGCCGACCTCGCGACCCGCGCCGGCAACGACCCGGTCCGGTCGGCGCGGCTGTACCGGGCCGCCGCGGACGCCGGGGCCACCGCGCTGAGCGCTCAGCTCGCCGACGCGCTCGCGCTCACCGGCGATTGCGTCACGGCGGGGCGCCTGGCCGACGAACTGCTCACCTCACAGGATCCCGACGAGCGCGCCGCCGCGGTCCGGATCTCGGCGAGTATCGCGATGCACGACGGCAGCGCCGCGCAGGCGCTCGACCTCTTCCGGTGGCTCGGACCGTCGCAAGATGCGCTGCTGAGTGCGGCGGGCACCGTCGCCGCGCTCGCCGCGGGGGACGGCGGCACCGCCGGGGAGCTCGCGCAGACGAAGTCCGCGGGACCGCCGACCTCGACCGCGCGCGCGGCCCGCAGCCTCGCCGAAGGCCTGGTGCTGTCGCTCGCCGAGCCCTATCCCGTCGCGGTGGCGCGACTGGGTCAGTCGCTGAGCTCCGAGCCTTCCCGCACGGAGGTCACCCCGGACACCCCGGCCGCGCTCGTGACGCTGGCGGCGCTGCACGGCGGTGATCCGGTGCGGGCGCGCAGCGTGATCGGCCGGGCCGTCCGCGGCGGCGGCGACGATGCGATCTTCGTCACGCACCGGCACCGGCTGTTGTCGGGCTGGACCCACATGCAGGATGGGCAACTTCAGGCGGCGGCCGCCGCGGTTCCCCGGCCGGACGCCGCCCTGCACCGGCGTGACGCGTTGTGGGCCGCCGCGCTGCAGACCGCGATCGCACGCCGCAACGGCGACAGCGGCGCCATGCAGATGCACTGGTTCTCGGCGATGGAGGTGCTCGCCGAGTACTCCGTCGACCTGTTCGCGTTGCTCCCGCTCGGTGAGCTGTGGGTGGCCGCCGCGCGGCTGCGTCAGGTCGAGCGCCTGCAGCACACCCTCGACGAGGCCTTCGGCCTCCTGCGGGCGTTGGGCGATCCGGTGCTGTGGTCGGTGCCGCTGCACTGGGCCGGGGTGCATGCCGGGATCCTGGCCAATTCACCGGAGGCGGTCGCACCACACGGGCAGGCGCTGACGGCCGCCAGCCGCGACGAACACGCCCAGAGCGGCTTCGCAAAAGCGCTGGCCATGGCCGGTCGCACCTGGTTGCGGGTGCTGGCCAACCACGTGGAGGTCGACGAGGTGACCGCCGCGTCGCGGGCGCTGGCCCAGTTCGGCCACACCTGGGATGCGACCCGGCTGGCGGGGCAGGCGGCTCTGCAGACCCCGGACGCCCGGGTGTCGCAGGCGATGCTGCAGTTGGCGCGCGACCTCAAGCAGACCGTCGCCGCCCCCGATGTGCCGGTCGAGTCGGGACCGGGTCGCAGCGCGGCCGAGCCGACGGCGTCCGTCTCGCGGACACAGCCGGCGTCGGCGCAGCTGTCGGAGCGTGAGCGCGAGGTGGCCGAGCTGTTGTTGTTGGGCATGCCCTACCGCGACATCGGCGCGCAGTTGTTCATCTCAGCGAAGACCGTCGAGCACCACGTGGCCCGGATCCGCCGCCGTCTCGGCGCCGAATCGCGCTCGGAAATGTTGTCGATGTTGCGCGCGTTGCTCGCCCCTTCTGGATAG
- a CDS encoding VOC family protein, which translates to MSNSSTTPAVDDAPTFSSVSHTSFSVRDAEASARWWAEVLNLTEIDRVAGDGWRGILLLHPASRTILEFQQHDANRGETFDPRRTGFDHMGFKIDSRADLDAWLERFERLGVRHSSIAEREYGAVLTFKDPDGIQFEMFFKSDHP; encoded by the coding sequence ATGTCAAACTCGTCCACCACCCCGGCCGTCGACGACGCACCGACCTTCAGCAGCGTGTCGCATACCTCGTTCTCGGTACGCGACGCGGAGGCCAGCGCACGCTGGTGGGCCGAAGTGCTGAACCTCACCGAGATCGACCGCGTCGCCGGCGACGGATGGCGGGGCATCCTGCTCCTGCATCCGGCGTCGCGGACCATACTGGAGTTCCAGCAGCACGACGCGAACCGCGGCGAGACCTTCGATCCCCGGCGCACGGGATTCGACCACATGGGGTTCAAGATCGACTCGCGTGCGGACCTCGACGCGTGGCTGGAGCGCTTCGAGCGACTGGGCGTACGGCATTCCTCGATCGCCGAGCGCGAGTATGGCGCGGTACTGACCTTCAAGGACCCCGACGGCATCCAATTCGAGATGTTCTTCAAGAGCGACCACCCCTGA
- a CDS encoding pyridoxal phosphate-dependent aminotransferase, translating to MDDVTMPQTPATWHAAGHQQRPRTFTQSSKLQDVLYEIRGPVHEHASRLEAEGHRILKLNIGNPAPFGFEAPDVIMRDIIAALPTAQGYSDSKGIVSARRAVFTRYELVDGFPRFDIDDVFLGNGASELIQMVLQALLDNGDQVLIPAPDYPLWTACTSLAGGTPVHYLCDETQGWNPDVADLESKITDRTKAIVVINPNNPTGAVYSRETLERIADLARKHQLLLLADEIYDKILYDDAKHISLASVAPDVLTLTFNGLSKAYRVAGYRSGWLVITGPKEHASSFIEGISLLANMRLCPNVPAQHAIQVALGGHQSIDDLVLPGGRLLEQRDVAWEKLNEIPGVSCVKPQGALYAFPRLDPEVYDIHDDEQLVLDLLLQEKILVVQGTGFNWPTPDHLRIVTLPWARDLSAAIERLGNFLVGYRQ from the coding sequence ATGGATGACGTGACCATGCCTCAGACGCCCGCGACGTGGCACGCCGCCGGCCACCAGCAGCGGCCCCGTACGTTCACGCAGTCCTCGAAACTGCAGGACGTCCTCTACGAGATCCGTGGTCCGGTACACGAACACGCCTCCCGACTGGAGGCTGAGGGGCACCGCATCCTCAAGCTCAACATCGGCAACCCGGCGCCGTTCGGATTCGAGGCGCCCGATGTGATCATGCGCGACATCATCGCGGCGCTGCCCACCGCGCAGGGCTACTCCGATTCCAAGGGCATCGTGAGCGCCCGCCGGGCGGTGTTCACGCGCTACGAACTCGTCGACGGGTTCCCGCGCTTCGACATCGACGACGTGTTCCTCGGCAACGGCGCCTCCGAACTGATCCAGATGGTGCTGCAGGCGCTGCTCGACAACGGCGATCAGGTGCTGATCCCCGCACCGGACTATCCGCTGTGGACGGCGTGCACCTCGCTCGCCGGCGGCACCCCGGTTCACTACCTGTGCGACGAGACGCAGGGTTGGAATCCCGACGTCGCCGACCTCGAGTCGAAGATCACCGACCGCACCAAGGCGATCGTGGTGATCAACCCGAACAATCCGACCGGCGCGGTGTACAGCCGCGAAACGCTCGAACGAATCGCCGATCTCGCGCGTAAGCACCAACTGCTGCTGCTGGCCGACGAGATCTACGACAAGATCCTCTACGACGACGCCAAGCACATCTCGCTCGCGTCGGTCGCACCCGACGTGTTGACGCTGACCTTCAACGGGCTGTCCAAGGCCTACCGGGTCGCCGGATACCGGTCGGGCTGGCTGGTGATCACCGGCCCGAAGGAACACGCGAGCAGTTTCATCGAGGGCATCAGCCTGCTGGCCAACATGCGGTTGTGCCCGAATGTTCCTGCGCAGCATGCGATTCAGGTGGCGCTCGGCGGGCACCAGAGCATCGACGATCTGGTGTTGCCCGGCGGCAGGCTGCTCGAGCAGCGTGACGTGGCGTGGGAGAAGCTCAACGAGATCCCCGGCGTGTCCTGCGTGAAACCGCAGGGCGCGCTGTACGCGTTCCCGCGGCTGGATCCCGAGGTGTACGACATCCACGACGACGAGCAGCTGGTACTCGACCTGCTGCTGCAGGAGAAGATCCTGGTCGTCCAGGGCACCGGATTCAATTGGCCGACACCGGATCACCTACGCATCGTGACGCTGCCGTGGGCGCGCGACCTGTCGGCGGCGATCGAACGTCTCGGTAACTTCCTGGTCGGCTACCGGCAGTAG
- a CDS encoding (Fe-S)-binding protein gives MDTQILIRLIVGLLMTGIVIALAAKRVLWLTKLIRSGQPTSEANNRKDNLRKRITTQFEEVFGQTRLLRWSIPGIAHFFTMWGFFILATVYLEAYGLLFDHDFHIPIVGTWDALGFLQDFFAVAVLLGIVTFAIIRVMQEPKQHGRDSRFYGSHTGGAWLILFMIFNVIWTYALVRGAAADVGNLPYGNGAFFSHFMGWVLSPLGHDVNEWVETIALLAHIAVMLVFLLIVLHSKHLHIGLAPINVTFKRLPNGLGPLLPMEYKGEPIDFEDPAEDAVLGRGKIEDFTWKGYLDFTTCTECGRCQSQCPAWNTGKPLSPKLVIMNLRDHLFAKAPYILGDKESPLENTPEGGLGEEARGEKSSEKHSHDHVPESGFERIMGSGPEQATRPLVGTEEQGGVIDPDVLWSCTTCGACVEQCPVDIEHIDHIVDMRRYQVMMESEFPGELGVLFKNLETKGNPWGQNAKDRTNWIDEVDFDVPVFGKDVNSFEGYEYLFWVGCAGAYEDRAKKTTKAVAELLAIAGVKYLVLGEGETCNGDSARRSGNEFLFQQLAAQNVETLNDLFEGVERVDRKVIVTCPHCFNTLGREYPQVGGNYTVLHHTQLLNRLIRDKKLVPVTPVGGDGNGQDITYHDPCYLGRHNKVYEAPRELIGASGAKLTEMPRHADRGLCCGAGGARMWMEEHIGKRVNTERTEEAIDTGASRIATGCPFCRVMMTDGVDEVAAARDIEKVEVLDVAQLLLGSLDTSTVTLPEKGTAAKEAEERAAKAAAAAPAPEKAPEEAPAPEEAPAAKASTATETKPVTGLGIAGGAKKPGAKKATADDKPAAAPAAKGLGIAGGAKRPGAKKTAAAPAEAKAETTEAPAAAPAKGLGIAAGAKRPGAKKAAAAPAEAKAEPVKADATEAEAPQAPAKPEPEVKGLGIAAGARRPGAKKPGAKKASPNEGAGTVVQPPNVDPDKAEAGTETDNRPANTADSDLGLESKPEPEVKGLGIAPGARRPGAKKKAPAPAATPAEPEPEPQAESAPEPEPTPEPETKSTPAGNGDARIVGDEPPVKGLGIAKGARRPGKR, from the coding sequence GTGGACACGCAGATTCTGATCCGACTCATCGTCGGGTTGTTGATGACCGGCATCGTGATCGCGCTCGCCGCAAAACGCGTGCTGTGGCTGACGAAGCTGATCCGGTCGGGCCAGCCCACGAGCGAGGCCAACAACCGCAAGGACAATCTCCGCAAGCGCATCACCACACAGTTCGAGGAAGTCTTCGGGCAGACCCGCCTGCTGCGCTGGTCGATCCCCGGCATCGCGCACTTCTTCACGATGTGGGGCTTCTTCATCCTGGCCACGGTCTACCTGGAGGCCTACGGCCTGCTGTTCGACCACGACTTCCACATCCCGATCGTCGGCACCTGGGACGCCCTGGGGTTCCTGCAGGACTTCTTCGCCGTCGCGGTGCTGCTCGGCATCGTCACCTTCGCGATCATCCGCGTGATGCAGGAGCCCAAGCAGCACGGCCGCGACTCCCGGTTCTACGGTTCGCACACCGGCGGCGCCTGGCTGATCCTGTTCATGATCTTCAACGTCATCTGGACGTATGCGCTGGTCCGCGGCGCCGCCGCCGACGTCGGCAACCTGCCCTACGGCAACGGCGCGTTCTTCTCGCACTTCATGGGCTGGGTGCTCAGCCCGCTCGGCCACGACGTCAACGAGTGGGTCGAGACCATCGCGCTGCTGGCGCACATCGCGGTCATGCTGGTCTTCCTGCTGATCGTGCTGCACTCCAAGCACCTGCACATCGGCCTGGCCCCCATCAACGTCACCTTCAAGCGGCTGCCCAACGGCCTCGGTCCGCTGCTGCCGATGGAGTACAAGGGCGAGCCGATCGACTTCGAGGATCCCGCCGAGGACGCGGTCCTGGGCCGCGGCAAGATCGAGGACTTCACCTGGAAGGGCTATCTCGACTTCACGACCTGCACCGAGTGCGGTCGCTGCCAGTCGCAGTGCCCGGCGTGGAACACCGGTAAGCCGCTGTCACCCAAGCTCGTGATCATGAACCTGCGCGACCACCTGTTCGCCAAGGCGCCCTACATCCTCGGAGACAAGGAGTCGCCGCTGGAGAACACCCCCGAGGGTGGGCTCGGCGAGGAGGCGCGCGGGGAGAAGAGCTCCGAGAAGCACTCCCACGACCACGTCCCCGAGTCCGGCTTCGAACGGATCATGGGCTCCGGGCCCGAGCAGGCCACCCGCCCGCTCGTCGGCACGGAGGAACAGGGCGGCGTGATCGACCCGGACGTGCTGTGGTCCTGCACCACCTGCGGCGCCTGCGTCGAACAGTGCCCGGTCGACATCGAGCACATCGACCACATCGTCGACATGCGCCGCTACCAGGTGATGATGGAGTCCGAGTTCCCCGGTGAGCTCGGCGTGCTGTTCAAGAACCTGGAGACCAAGGGCAACCCCTGGGGCCAGAACGCCAAGGACCGCACCAACTGGATCGACGAGGTCGACTTCGACGTGCCGGTGTTCGGCAAGGACGTCAACTCCTTCGAGGGCTACGAGTACCTGTTCTGGGTCGGCTGCGCCGGCGCCTACGAGGACCGCGCGAAGAAGACCACCAAGGCGGTCGCCGAACTCCTCGCGATCGCCGGCGTGAAGTACCTCGTCCTCGGCGAGGGTGAGACCTGCAACGGCGACTCCGCACGCCGCTCGGGCAACGAGTTCCTGTTCCAGCAGCTCGCCGCGCAGAACGTCGAAACCCTCAACGACCTGTTCGAGGGTGTCGAGCGGGTCGACCGCAAGGTCATCGTCACCTGCCCGCACTGCTTCAACACGCTGGGCCGCGAGTACCCGCAGGTCGGCGGCAACTACACGGTGCTGCACCACACGCAGCTGCTCAACCGGCTGATCCGGGACAAGAAGCTGGTGCCGGTCACCCCGGTCGGCGGCGACGGGAACGGGCAGGACATCACCTACCACGACCCCTGCTACCTGGGCCGGCACAACAAGGTCTACGAGGCCCCGCGCGAACTGATCGGCGCATCGGGGGCGAAGCTCACCGAGATGCCGCGCCACGCCGACCGCGGCCTGTGCTGCGGCGCCGGCGGTGCGCGGATGTGGATGGAAGAGCACATCGGCAAGCGCGTCAACACCGAACGCACCGAAGAGGCGATCGACACCGGCGCCTCGCGGATCGCGACGGGCTGCCCATTCTGCCGCGTGATGATGACCGATGGTGTCGACGAGGTCGCCGCCGCCAGGGACATCGAGAAGGTCGAGGTGCTCGACGTCGCCCAGCTGCTGCTGGGATCGCTCGACACCAGCACCGTGACGCTGCCGGAGAAGGGCACGGCGGCCAAGGAGGCCGAGGAACGCGCCGCCAAGGCGGCTGCCGCGGCCCCCGCGCCGGAGAAGGCACCCGAAGAGGCCCCGGCTCCCGAGGAGGCACCGGCCGCCAAGGCGTCGACGGCGACCGAGACCAAACCCGTCACCGGACTCGGCATCGCGGGCGGCGCCAAGAAGCCCGGCGCCAAGAAAGCCACCGCCGACGACAAGCCGGCCGCCGCTCCTGCCGCCAAGGGACTCGGCATCGCGGGTGGGGCCAAGCGTCCCGGTGCCAAGAAGACGGCGGCCGCACCGGCCGAAGCCAAGGCCGAGACCACCGAGGCGCCTGCCGCGGCTCCCGCGAAGGGGCTCGGCATCGCCGCGGGTGCCAAGCGTCCGGGTGCCAAGAAGGCGGCCGCCGCACCGGCCGAAGCCAAGGCCGAACCCGTCAAGGCCGACGCGACCGAGGCCGAAGCGCCGCAGGCGCCGGCCAAGCCCGAACCCGAGGTCAAGGGGCTCGGCATCGCCGCCGGTGCCCGCAGGCCCGGCGCCAAGAAACCGGGCGCGAAGAAGGCCTCGCCGAACGAAGGTGCGGGCACGGTCGTACAGCCGCCCAACGTGGATCCGGACAAGGCCGAGGCCGGTACCGAGACCGACAACCGGCCGGCGAACACCGCCGATTCCGATCTGGGTCTGGAGAGCAAGCCCGAACCCGAGGTGAAGGGGCTGGGCATCGCACCGGGTGCGCGGCGGCCGGGCGCGAAGAAGAAGGCCCCGGCGCCGGCGGCCACCCCGGCGGAACCGGAGCCGGAGCCGCAGGCCGAGTCGGCCCCCGAGCCGGAACCCACGCCCGAACCGGAGACCAAGTCCACACCCGCGGGCAACGGCGATGCCCGCATCGTCGGGGACGAGCCGCCGGTCAAGGGCCTCGGCATCGCCAAGGGTGCCCGCCGTCCGGGCAAGCGGTAA
- a CDS encoding 2Fe-2S iron-sulfur cluster-binding protein produces the protein MTQPTGHHEVTLEVDGEQRTLLLDNRVTLLDALREHLGVTAPKKGCDHGQCGSCTVLRDGRRVTTCLTFAVAADGARITTAAGLGDGADLHPVAQAFHDEDGFQCGYCTPGQICSAVGMLDEVKAGAPSVIADDLEAPPELTEDEIRERMSGNLCRCAAYPNIVAAIERASVQ, from the coding sequence ATGACCCAGCCCACCGGTCATCATGAGGTGACCCTCGAGGTCGACGGCGAACAACGCACACTGCTCCTCGACAACCGCGTCACCCTGCTCGACGCGCTGCGCGAACACCTCGGGGTGACCGCCCCCAAGAAGGGGTGCGACCACGGCCAGTGCGGTTCGTGCACCGTGCTGCGCGACGGCCGCCGCGTGACGACGTGCCTGACCTTCGCCGTCGCCGCCGACGGGGCGCGTATCACCACCGCCGCCGGACTCGGCGACGGCGCCGATCTCCATCCCGTCGCGCAGGCGTTCCACGACGAGGACGGCTTCCAGTGCGGCTACTGCACGCCGGGCCAGATCTGCTCTGCCGTCGGGATGCTCGACGAAGTCAAAGCCGGCGCACCGAGCGTCATCGCCGACGACCTCGAGGCACCGCCGGAGCTCACCGAGGACGAGATCCGGGAACGGATGAGCGGCAACCTGTGCCGCTGCGCGGCGTATCCGAACATCGTCGCCGCGATCGAACGGGCCTCGGTTCAGTGA
- a CDS encoding PadR family transcriptional regulator gives MPFRELTPTSHAILGLLSIRPFTTYELAQQMDRTVSWFWPRAASVIYEEPKRLASAGLVTAQVAYTGKRRSTVYEITGPGRAALHDWLDAAPAPMRMEFEAMLKVAFADAGDLDQLRTAVREIRADAEARLTEIHSRSTEYATTGGPFPGRLPVIAITGKLLMAQYEAIVQWARWAEDAIGGWTGVTTSTGASVPAYAFTSGWPNGEE, from the coding sequence ATGCCTTTCAGGGAACTGACACCAACCTCCCATGCCATCCTCGGGCTGCTCTCCATCCGTCCGTTCACGACATACGAACTGGCACAGCAGATGGACCGTACTGTGAGCTGGTTCTGGCCACGGGCGGCCAGTGTCATCTACGAGGAGCCGAAGAGATTGGCTTCCGCGGGTCTGGTCACGGCGCAAGTCGCTTACACCGGAAAGCGGCGGAGCACCGTCTACGAGATCACGGGTCCAGGACGCGCGGCACTTCATGACTGGCTGGACGCGGCGCCCGCCCCGATGCGAATGGAGTTCGAAGCCATGCTGAAGGTCGCGTTCGCCGACGCGGGTGACCTTGACCAACTACGAACGGCCGTGCGGGAGATTCGGGCGGACGCCGAGGCTCGCCTCACTGAAATCCACAGTCGGTCAACCGAATACGCGACGACGGGAGGGCCGTTTCCAGGGCGTCTGCCCGTCATCGCGATCACCGGCAAATTGCTCATGGCTCAATACGAGGCCATTGTCCAGTGGGCACGGTGGGCCGAGGACGCCATCGGCGGATGGACCGGTGTCACGACGAGCACCGGTGCCTCCGTGCCGGCCTACGCCTTCACTTCCGGATGGCCGAATGGTGAGGAGTAG